In one window of Bombus vancouverensis nearcticus chromosome 10, iyBomVanc1_principal, whole genome shotgun sequence DNA:
- the IntS1 gene encoding integrator complex subunit 1 isoform X1, producing the protein MDRGKAGIGRGAKSKIAQHPSDLFALGSKGSRNENSDVKRPGVIHSKQSSNTSTSGTDRKREAPSGSLQSFQYIPQKKPKLAAHVSHQRPPFSSAEAWELVAIDTDPADFVPMVLEANDNDEGDKVIGIICGAIKTLKNQKWKPDTLVYMGLLYLAKIRPSMFSNDCILHALSSLLKRDQGHNYKTKGNPLVPVLAANLLMKGFHDKRNWPEIFVKLYIEDALGERVWVDHEECKGFVDNILTGFNTRHPPKSVLQPELSVLTPRDCHSPSTIDDEDPGSSSVQFSGDKEKIEFPITPRYTHCIENIEFIVLEAVKEQLNRRQPESITKNFLKLLSSACGFVEIRNIAVPRLEVWLHNPKLMRPAQELLSYICYNCTSHTQRDVEVISQLVKMRLKTKAVINLYLNGVKELIGLHPENLCTILKHTIYNELSNARNPNNMPMIGVMFQTLSEQAAKLLAEIFQDLLMNREDYLRPLRALLREIVRVCRHDINLLIFARTLMSERQDIAQQLLNFEFKERVFISIADLLCLCMLLAISPQVKEAAALAQRGDKKDIALLHQFQNMVATIQFEAVLWLQNSAPQMYAIGKNELLHALHKILLLEPPEQYYKLDNWPPESDRVFYLRLISDVPLLQNTLLRLLLIGFSKENGITHSETLDLVDQLVRRAAANSTESFPTLQADKLDIIELIFNLCIYQPPGTINIPSNYVPPTLAISNLYWKGWIMLLILAAHNPSTIGAVAWKRYPILRTLMEMCITNHFSYPPPTMALPEIIEQERSKELQVEAIEKQEILEYESHLAAASTRIQISEQNSLLLSQLMTMEPTGIARRPPPAVLEQIQSLNVSHRLGHLLCRSRKPDFLLDIIQRQQQSSSQSMPWLADLVQNSEGSLSQLPVQCLCEFLLSTSTQAVEKQPRQQQLLAHLQMLLTDPEQDRQHAYEVLEYFLRRLSSQQTGSRLQAITGLKMVLGSIPTEEEPMDIDGENEKEIWLLRKLPSIPHFLSVRSLVSTALRGACQVENNPDLVHAYISYLAAHTTDDDLPDLTDLVNEIAQLVVERSTIIAAILPQPEIDNPPNKAAKQTLHAFMVIFCNYLEKARSPRAEEYTWSESQDQILVQWSTGEECTMHILVVHAMIILLTYDSDDDVLFDALLETWFPLNTEPPKAFLVDTSEEALLIPDWLKLRMIRSSVPRLIDAALKDLEPQQLVLFIQSFGIPVPSMTKLLHTLDTGVQIDPSSVGEAVLDKTYMAQLVEVQHRRGATGGLVFVQVLQLMEPELPDENAVTIAQLQEPLPLSAVVQIQSVIQSSVKTDVPHLINRLFIENIPMNQKVDAYRRLHKTLAKDLQKSAKESGAAVLAIQHICSVLSSMQVKQFLASLVHMPQYSCTLMRVILLPLKKPSTSKQVVELARNMCLNLIQLIGDVKAPVLSILRDFANVQLTKTPKSMELTMLMQNRDPGSILESTDPVNLEAVGRKLLNICLKQQKTDVLVEAMARLLVNDSNEGILKPRTGVLIDWLASVEPELIGTCPTLQMKLLFGKTKIQMKVDNNVMSSHSFRPYLLTLLTHRASWATLYKCVGHLLDKCDDGYDPTAVLDFLWALTCNPKLWQGRDKFTPKHYVPENILLLHEKQLLTLVAYIVAEAVIIYNCQNRNIALARMDSRLDLLLHCVSTDDHLVASVVKYLAARMMNDSDIDSDMVHQFLLHMYMKIPKVICYLDTFQTKKFVGGAKITKWTGSVLDCMSHSLLTALAATPRQKSWNSRSQDFELCARKMAAVHPILVLRQLPMLASSLMGRSYLDFSQFRAGHHLNLFVQIMGLLELLQPHLFSEEHQTALEDTLENYFQCFQNYGPVKDLIPLLNRFITLLQAYISYNAQRALKYLQKHAQALHELQVHYPNLVTLRTLVSGIPMPREGEDIEEILITVPPTPPPTESIIPQHWPSLLTTLSKLQGEDVFSALQEIEHLSSRKPSVLESITDNIAELLVSPQSNIRSLAHTLLARALKHRPASNANILSAFQRCLDSSRADILMSALEKLPEIVLCMQEHALPLMQKVFELGVNSNVNTIPYINKTIALLNTQQGC; encoded by the exons ATGGATCGTGGAAAGGCAGGAATTGGCAGAGGTGCAAAAAGTAAAATTGCTCAGCATCCTTCTGATTTATTTGCACTTGGATCCAAAGGTTCGCGTAATGAAAATTCTGATGTTAAAAGACCAGGTGTTATTCATTCTAAGCAAAGTAGTAATACTTCAACTTCTG GAACTGACAGAAAAAGAGAAGCACCATCAGGATCACTTCAATCTTTTCAATATATCCCACAAAAAAAACCTAAACTTGCTGCACATGTTTCTCATCAACGACCACCATTCTCAAGTGCTGAAGCTTGGGAATTGGTAGCCATAGATACTGATCCAGCAGATTTTGTTCCAATGGTCCTAGAAGCTAATGATAATGATGAAGGTGACAAAGTTATAGGCATTATTTGTGGTGCCATAAAAACACTTAAAAATCAGAAGTGGAAACCAGATACATTGGTATACATGGGATTATTATACTTAGCAAAAATTCGTCCTTCTATGTTTTCAAATGATTGTATATTACACGCACTATCCTCTTTATTGAAACGGGATCAAGGACAtaattataaaacgaaaggaaaccCATTAGTTCCTGTACTTGCAGCTAATTTGTTAATGAAGGGGTTTCATGATAAAAGAAATTGGCCAGAAATCTTTGTTAAG CTATACATTGAGGATGCTTTAGGTGAAAGAGTATGGGTTGATCATGAAGAATGCAAAGGTTTTGTAGATAATATTTTAACAGGATTTAATACAAGGCATCCACCAAAAAGTGTCCTACAACCAGAACTATCTGTATTAACACCACGAGATTGTCATAGTCCATCTACAATTGACGATGAAGATCCAGGATCTTCATCTGTACAGTTTTCTGGTgacaaagaaaaaatagagtTTCCTATTACTCCTAGATACACTCATTGTATAGAGAACATAGAGTTCATTGTTCTTGAAGCTGTGAAAGAACAGTTGAATAGACGACAACCAGAGTCAATTACCAAAAACTTTCTAAAATTACTTTCTTCAGCCTGTGGTTTTGTAGAAATCAGAAATATTGCCGTTCCAAGATTAGAAGTATGGTTGCATAATCCGAAACTAATGAGACCTGCCCAAGAATTACTGAGTTATATTTGTTACAATTGTACTTCTCATACACAAAGAGATGTTGAAGTTATAAGTCAATTAGTAAAAATGAGATTGAAAACTAAAGCtgtaattaatttatatctAAATGGCGTAAAGGAATTAATCGGCTTGCACCCTGAAAATTTATGTACTATCTTAAAACATACAATTTATAACGAATTATCTAATGCAAGAAATCCAAATAATATGCCAATGATAGGTGTAATGTTTCAAACTTTATCCGAGCAAGCAGCTAAGTTACTTGCAGAAATATTTCAGGATTTATTAATGAACCGAGAAGATTATCTGAGACCTTTACGTGCTTTACTCAGAGAAATCGTACGTGTTTGTCGACACGATATTAATTtacttatttttgcgcgtacaTTGATGTCCGAAAGACAGGATATAGCGCAACAGTTGCTTAATTTTGAATTCAAAGAACGAGTCTTCATTTCAATTGCAGATTTATTGTGCTTATGTATGTTACTAGCTATCAGCCCACAAGTTAAAGAAGCTGCAGCATTAGCACAAAGAGGTGATAAAAAAGATATAGCTTTATTACATCAATTTCAGAACATGGTAGCAACAATACAATTCGAAGCCGTGTTATGGCTACAGAATTCGGCGCCACAGATGTACGCCATTGGAAAAAATGAGCTCCTTCATGCCTTACATAAAATTTTACTGCTTGAACCACCAGAGCAGTACTATAAATTAGATAATTGGCCACCCGAATCTGATAGAGTATTTTATTTACGTCTTATTTCGGATGTTCCATTATTACAGAATACATTGTTAAGACTATTACTGATTGGTTTTTCAAAA GAAAATGGCATTACTCATTCAGAAACATTAGATTTGGTGGATCAATTAGTTAGACGAGCGGCAGCTAACTCAACTGAGAGTTTCCCGACATTACAAGCTGATAAATTGGATATAATTGAACTTATTTTTAACTTGTGCATTTATCAACCACCAGGAACTATAAACATACCGTCAAA CTATGTACCACCTACTTTGGCAATATCAAATTTATATTGGAAAGGGTGGATAATGTTATTAATACTGGCTGCTCACAATCCTTCTACTATTGGTGCTGTTGCATGGAAGAGGTATCCCATTTTACGGACTCTAATGGAAATGTGTATTACGAA TCATTTCTCCTATCCACCACCAACGATGGCATTACCAGAAATAATAGAGCAAGAACGTTCGAAAGAATTGCAAGTTGAAGCTATAGAGAAACAAGAAATATTAGAATACGAATCGCACTTAGCTGCTGCATCAACAAGAATACAAATATCAGAACAAAACAGTTTATTACTATCACAACTAATGACTATGGAACCAACTGGAATTGCTAGGAGACCACCTCCAGCAGTATTGGAACAAATACAATCATTAAATGTGTCTCATAGGTTGGGACATTTACTTTGTCGATCTCGTAAACCAGATTTCTTATTAGATATAATACAAAGACAACAACAGAGTTCGTCTCAGAGTATGCCATGGCTAGCAGATCTTGTACAAAATAGCGAGGGATCTCTTAGTCAATTACCTGTACAGTGTCTTTGTGAATTTTTATTATCTACTAGTACTCAAGCTGTGGAGAAGCAACCAAGACAACAACAGCTATTAGCCCATCTTCAAATGTTATTAACTGATCCCGAACAGGATCGACAACATGCTTACGAGGTTTTAGAATATTTCTTAAGAAGACTGAGCAGTCAACAAACTGGCAGCCGCCTTCAAGCAATTACAGGTTTGAAGATGGTACTTGGATCAATACCTACTGAAGAGGAACCTATGGATATAGATGGAGAGAATGAAAA GGAGATCTGGCTTCTTCGCAAATTACCGTCCATACCTCATTTCTTATCAGTACGATCTTTAGTTTCTACTGCTCTTCGAGGTGCATGTCAAGTCGAAAATAACCCAGATCTTGTACATGCGTACATATCTTATCTTGCTGCGCATACTACAGACGATGATTTACCCGATTTAACTGATTTAGTTAACGAAATAGCTCAATTAGTAGTCGAACGAAGTACGATTATAGCAGCTATTCTACCGCAACCAGAAATTGACAATCCACCAAATAAAGCAGCTAAACAGACTCTGCATGCTTTCATGGTGATTTTCTGTAATTATCTAGAAAAAGCTCGATCTCCACGAGCAGAGGAATATACCTGGTCTGAAAGTCAAGACCAGATATTAGTACAATGGAGTACAGGAGAAGAGTGTACTATGCATATTTTAGTTGTTCATGCTATGATAATCTTATTAACGTACGACTCTGATGATGATGTATTGTTTGATGCTTTACTTGAAACTTGGTTTCCATTGAATACAGAACCACCAAAAGCTTTCCTCGTTGATACAAGCGAAGAAGCTTTATTAATACCTGATTGGTTAAAACTAAGAATGATTAGAAGTAGTGTACCACGTTTAATTGACGCAGCTCTTAAAGATTTGGAACCAcaacaactggttctttttatTCAGAGCTTCGGTATTCCTGTTCCTTCAATGACTAAATTACTCCATACATTGGATACTGGTGTGCAAATTGACCCGAGTTCTGTTGGTGAAGCAGTACTCGATAAGACGTATATGGCACAATTAGTTGAAGTTCAACACAGAAGAGGGGCAACGGGTGGACTAGTCTTTGTACAGGTTTTACAATTGATGGAGCCAGAGTTACCTGATGAAAATGCTGTAACTATCGCACAATTACAGGAACCTTTACCTCTAAGTGCTGTAGTTCAAATACAATCTGTCATACAATCTTCTGTTAAAACGGATGTCCCACATTTAATCAATAGATTATTTATCGAAAATATACCAATGAATCAAAAGGTAGATGCATATCGCCGATTACATAAAACCTTAGCAAAAGATTTGCAGAAATCTGCTAAAGAAAGTGGAGCTGCTGTGTTAGCAATACAACATATATGTAGTGTATTAAGTTCAATGCAAGTTAAACAATTCTTAGCCTCGCTTGTTCACATGCCTCAGTATTCTTGCACCCTAATGCGAGTAATATTGTTGCCTTTAAAAAAGCCATCGACTTCGAAACAAGTGGTTGAATTAGCCCGTAATATGTGTCTAAACTTGATACAGCTAATAGGAGATGTAAAAGCACCAGTTCTATCTATTTTAAGAGACTTTGCAAACGTGCAATTAACCAAAACGCCAAAAAGCATGGAATTAACGATGTTGATGCAAAATCGGGATCCTGGATCTATTTTAGAAAGCACGGATCCAGTGAATTTGGAAGCAGTTGGACGTaagttattaaatatttgtctGAAACAACAGAAAACCGACGTTCTTGTTGAGGCAATGGCAAGATTACTAGTAAATGATAGTAATGAAGGCATTTTGAAGCCACGAACTGGTGTATTAATCGATTGGTTAGCATCTGTTGAACCAGAATTAATTGGAACATGTCCTACTCTCCAAATGAAACTTTTATTTGGGAAAACGAAGATACAAATGAAAGTTGATAACAATGTTATGAGTTCACATTCATTTAGGCCCTACTTGTTAACTTTATTGACGCATAGGGCAAGTTGGGCAACTTTGTACAAATGTGTTGGACATTTATTAGATAAATGTGATGATGG GTATGATCCGACAGCTGTTCTGGACTTCTTGTGGGCATTAACTTGTAATCCAAAACTCTGGCAAGGCAGAGACAAATTCACGCCAAAACATTATGTTccagaaaatattttacttttacacGAGAAACAGTTACTAACACTTGTAGCGTATATAGTTGCAGAAGCTGTTATCATATATAATTGTCAAAACAGAAACATTGCACTTGCTCGAATGGATTCTCGTCttgatttattattacactGTGTTTCTACAGACGATCATTTGGTAGCCAGTGTAGTAAAATATTTGGCTGCACGTATGATGAATGACTCAGA tattGATTCAGATATGGTCCATCAATTCTTGTTACACATGTACATGAAAATACCTAAAGTAATATGTTACTTAGACACATTTCAAACTAAAAAGTTTGTTGGAGGagcaaaaattacaaaatggaCGGGTTCTGTGTTAGATTGTATGAGTCATTCTTTGTTAACTGCTCTAGCAGCAACACCGCGGCAAAAGTCATGGAATTCTAGATCTCAAGACTTCGAATTATGCGCCCGAAAAATGGCTGCTGTGCATCCTATTTTAGTGTTACGACAACTTCCAATGTTAGCGTCGTCACTAATGGGAAGATCTTATTTGGATTTTAGTCAATTTAGAGCAGGTCATCATCTAAATCTTTTTGTACAAATAATGGGATTACTGGAATTACTACAACCACATTTGTTTAGTGAAGAACATCAGACTGCTTTGGAAGATACATTGGAGAATTACTTTCAGTGCTTCCAA AATTATGGTCCAGTAAAAGATCTTATACCACTCTTAAATAGATTTATTACATTACTACAAGCATACATCTCTTATAATGCACAAAGGGCATTGAAATATTTGCAGAAACATGCTCAGGCTCTACA TGAATTGCAGGTACATTATCCAAATCTAGTTACACTTAGAACGCTTGTATCAGGCATTCCAATGCCAAGAGAAGGAGAAGACATAGAGGAGATTTTAATTACTGTTCCTCCTACTCCACCTCCGACAGAATCCATTATTCCACAGCATTGGCCTTCATTGTTAACTACATTATCTAAACTGCAAGGTGAAG ATGTATTTAGCGCTCTTCAAGAAATTGAGCATTTGTCATCACGAAAACCTTCAGTTTTGGAATCTATAACAGACAATATAGCAGAATTGCTTGTATCTCCGCAAAGTAACATAAGATCTCTTGCTCATACATTATTAGCAAGAGCATTAAAACATCGCCCAGCATCAAATGCAAATATCTTGTCTGCATTTCAAAGGTGTTTGGACAGTTCTAGAGCTGATATATTAATGTCAGCTTTAGAGAAGTTACCAGAAATTGTATTATGTATGCAAG aacacgCTTTACCGTTAATGCAAAAAGTATTTGAATTAGGAGTAAATTCAAATGTGAATACTATaccatatataaataaaaccaTTGCTCTGCTAAATACACAACAAGGTTGTTAA